TCAAAATGTGTTTGCTTGCAATAATCAGAAAATGCTAAATGTTGGAGGGACTGAGTTTGTCGAGGAGACGCTAACAATACTATCATGCAAATAAATAATCAAGGAACTGTTTTAATACTGCGACgcctgtgtttttatttttgaaatggaAGTCAACTGATCTACGAAGGTCACCGAACCCTGAGGAATGATTGACTCTTGTATAatgtttaaattttttatttgcatGTCAGACTTTGCATGGATTGCTTTCAATATGCACCATTAGCTTCCCTGTCTGACACGTGACAATAGATCATTACAGGTTTATAGGGCAAGGGTTGTTTTCAGCATTGCAATGTTTAAAGTTTACCATTTGCAATCTTTGAATTTCGGGCCAGGTGTTGCACTGTATTCTGTGACCTGAATCATAACTGCAGTCCTTGAGAAGATCCTGTTAGGCTTAGGTAATAGGTGCCACAGAGATGATCTgttagggtaagggttaaggttggGTTCATTTTAAGGTAAGGGGAAATACTGTATAGATTACAGAATACAGTGAGACATCTGCACGTACACCTCCGACACAAACTGCAAGTGTACCAGTCACTTGCAGATTGAATCAGCTTTTCTGACTTGGTAGCTAATTAACATTAATTCCAGGACTTTTGTCAAACTCCGTTTCCAGCTGACATTTTGTTCTTTTCTGGCTAAATTGTTTGATAATGACAAATAACCCTGCAAAAGGGTGTCAGTATGCATTTGAATACATGGTATCATGCTTATTCTGTGTCGTAATGATGCAAAAAGCTGCAGTTAAAGCTTTCAGGTCCAGCATCCTCATCATTGTATAGTGCAATATCATGGTCCTTTCATAGTGTACTGTTGTAAAGTGCACCCCCTGTCTTCTGCTGTTTTGCTCCTGAGAAACTCTGTGCATAAAACACTTCCATTAGTGTTTTAGATGACCACAGAAAAGGAAATATTTACAATCCATATATTACTCTTCAAATATTCAAAGTTTTAAATGTTCCAACAGTACAAACAAGTAACAATGTGCATTTTTCTGATAAAGTTTTTTCTTCATTCTTCCTTAGCAGCACCAATGTAGTCCTGACTGATGGCGCtctcaaccaatcagagcacagcATAGTTGTACGCCTCTCCATATCCCGCCTCCCTCAGGTACTTCTCAATGTTTAGTGGTTCAGGCACTCTGAGAACTGTCCTGCCATTGGCTGATTTCTCCCCCGCCTGAAGCGTTCTAATGAGCTCCGACATTGAGGGCCGTTGGTCGGGGCGCCAATTGCAGCAGACCTTAATAATGGAGTACCTACGGAATAAAGgtcaaaataaaatactgttacgcaaaacagaaaaaccaagccaaaaacacacatttctctcTCCCCAGTTTGGAAACATAGTTAGCAGGTTATTCTAACATTGTAATAATGTGTTGTCGTTCATGAGCGATGTGACGTTGTCGACCATTGGATCTAACGTTAGCTTAACTGTTAACGTTAACCGTTAGCTTACCTACCAGTAACGTTAGTTTATCTAACGCtacttcaattcaattcaaactttattgcagactcaaggtccagataagaaaaaataatataatacattacaatacaggaagcactataaaaagtcatgattaaaagatatcaaagatataaatatgaatatggatatatacatacatcaatgccttacatataaagaactataccagtgcctccacagctgtgattggtaccGTGTAGTGCTAAATCTGATGTTAGACAACTGCAAGATGATGTCATTCTCAGAGTCacattgtacattgtacatgatatTTCTTAATACAGTTTGAAAAGTATTTATGCCTGCAGACACGAACATGTCACCTGCACTGCAATGTCCTGGTCTTTTTAGTAATATTCTCATTGCATCATTATATGCGACCTGAAGTCTCTGTACGCTCGCTTTCTTTATAGTTTGTCCACAGATGGGCTGTATACAGCGGTGTATAATCTGCTCTGAACAGAGACATCATCACTCTCTCTGAACACACACTAAACTTCCGTGAGAGAAAGTTTGCTTGAGCATACATCTATAGCGGCATTgcctataaatatcatctgtcaTGTCTTCAGTAATGAAATGTCCAAGATATTCAACCTTATTACAGACACAAAGATTGTTGTCAGACAATTTGAAGTCTGTACATTTTAGACATTTGTCCTCCTTCGTTGTGCAGATCAAGACTAAACTCTTACTGGCATTGTGTTGGATATCATGTTCCACACCATACACAGAACATACactgaggagctgctgaagacCAGCGCTACTTGGACTAAAGACCACAAGATCATCAGCATACATAATATGGTTCACTAAAGTATTCCCAACCATGCACCCAGTATTACAGGCTTTCAATTGCTTGGAGAGATAAtgcagggttggaaattagcagcagccaccagccaaatgctgctCAAATATGCacgtggctgctagatttgaccagccacagtggcaggtgaacAAAAAAGTGAGATCATTTCCAACCCTGCTAATGTAACGCTAATGTTAGGTTTAAGCGCAACGTGAGCTACATTGAATCTAAAGCAAATGATTTGCCTTGGCTAATTCTGGTTAActatgtttgacattttagttAACGGTTACTAGCTAGTTTAAGTTGTTTAAGTTGATGTATagacatttcaatggaattgcattgctaggcaacagcttgggtccatgtttacttcctggcAGCTGAATCATTCACCAgcgtacactgcaacaggaaataaactgggacacacttGGAAGAAAAATCTTGTGAACGTGTCAAGAGCAAGAAAGAGAAGCATGACATTTGATGCCAGCTTTTGATACTTGACAGTTTTTGATACTTGTGATACGGACTCCGATTGGGAGATGGTACTCAGAACATAAGAAAAGAAATGATCAGCCTAGGGTGAGGGTGAGATATTCCTCCTATCTCCACTACTTCAGACATAATGAATTCATCTTAActttaaacattttcatttacagATGATGGTGGGAAATCAACTGTTAACAGCATTGTATTGAGTTTAGGAATCTACATGCTCTATGACTACATGATTTTTGGCTGATGAAAACCCTTGCACACTAGTGTTTCCAGCATGCAAAGTTGGTGCTATACAGCATTATAATAACCGTTTTCTGCTGTTTGTCTTACAATGAGTTGGAGCAGGTGGCCGGCTGTTTGAGATGCTTCCCTCTTTGGAGATGCTGCAGAAGTTCAGTCCCCATGATCTTGGCAAACGGTGGGTCACCTGTATACATAGGAGTATCATATATAAGTTTGAAGTCTCTTTACTTCACAAATATGCACTCAACACAGAACCACAGGACATATTAATCTACATTTCTTAAACATTTGTTGTAGAGCATCTAGTCTGGCTGTATAATTAACTCCCCCCTGTTATATGAAAGGGAGTTCatattagggctgcatgattttgattttgaaaaaatgtataattgtgattattttctgatattgcaattgcaatatgatttgTGATGTTAGAGGGAACGaccatttttacataattattctcatttttattgAAAACCATGATGTTTGCGGTGATCTGTACCAAACCAAGATGTTTCCTttagtctgtagaatatgatgtgtaggccaggacatctctgcagcaccgcaatatttcatttgaaatggtattttgacacacattttgcctttaacaaatatagCACCTCCTGcaatattgcgattttgataaaatgttgattaattgtgcagccctatttcatatttattctttGCTGGTAATTATAATCAAAATTCCAACTTTTTACTTAAATATTATGCAGTCCTATTCTAtgattcataaaataaacaacTTCTCTACAATAGACTTCTCTACAATAGAATTTAAAAACACCCACCCAATGTGACCATTTCATAGAGCAGGATACCAAAGGACCATCTGCCAAAAAAGAGTTAGAGAAGGGCATTATGTCAAAACATGTTGATTTCAGATTTTGATCCCAGAttaaactacagtatatacaggttATAGGTGCAAATTTGCATAAACATGCATACTTTTTATCTTGGTGAAACATGCTATTCATTACAAACATGTGAATATTAACATAATTCAAATAGATCAGTTTATTCAACATCCTGATATTAACTGGGATAATAATCAAGCTGAAACATCAAGTTCCCGCTTTGATAACTCTGGCTGGGACATTTCaatgacatgttttatattcaCTCATCTTCATTGCATTATTTCATATTGTTACAGAGGACTCGGACACTCACGCGTCACTGCTTTGACTGATGGCTCTTCTGCCCAGCACTTCAGGTGCCTGCCACTTCCTCATCTCCATGTCCTCTACTTCCCCCGGTGAAGCTGCCTGCGTTCTCCTGCGGTAGGCCGAGCCCAATCCCCACAGCTTCGCTGTCAGATCTCCACCAACCAGAACACTGCGAGCTGCCACGTTGCCATGGATGCAGCTCTGACTGTGCAGGTACTCCTAGAAAGACGTGCAGGTAAAGACAGGGTAATAAGAGGGATGCTGGAAATGAGGATGTTTTATGACTTGGCTGTGGAATAGTAGAAAAAGTAGCACTTCAAGGATACTacaaaaaatatgaaacatgAACATCAAGAAGTAACTTTGACATTTATAATggtttaattcatattttttctagaattcatatattcatattttgtttaacAACATAACCTTAACCTGTAGAGTGAAGGCACTGTTCACACTGTTTGTGCTCTATAATTGAGACAAAAGGCAAAAACTGAGAGACTTTGCCACCAAATCCTAACAAATGAGGATGTAGACAGACTGGGAGACAAGCAGGAAGACATCATATGAATGTggtcacatatacagtatgttggtcCATGAagcagtgagacagacagacagacagacagcaagcAGTTTAACTAACCAGAGCAGAGGCCACTTGTCCTGCCATGATGAAGATCCTCTTCTCTGTCATGTCACACGACGACTCTGAAACCAAGTTATCCTTcagtgagagaggaggaggaggaggaggaggaggaggaaaaggaaaggggaaacATGTAAATGTTATTGTCAGTCTCCTTATGGTTGGATAGTAGCCTTATGAATCAGACTACCAGACTTGTCTTTTATGTAATGTGGTATATCTCTCACTCTGTCTGCATTCATAATGAGCTCCTACACCGGGCCATATGTGTGTCAGgcttgtacagtatgtctgtgtcTTAGAAGTAAGTGAACATACCATACCTGCCACTGTCAAGTAAATATGGATACTGGAGTCTCTCCCTTTCAGTAGTAGTAGGATATATTGCCCTATACTGCCCCACAAAGGCAAAGTGCAGTAATTATTAACTACAGTATATTTTAAACCAAATAATTACCCtactttttaaaatctgttgaaTACTGTCCACTTCTGTGCCATTGGTTTTTGGGGGTAACAGATTTGATTTCCATTTTTCCATTTGGAAGGGTTTAAATTGCTTTAGGGCGGTTTTACAGACACCTCTCTAGGTTTTCCAGCCCATTTATATATTCAAAACTTTCATCACCAGTTTCCAGCTTGAAACCAGCTCATTCAGTTACACATGGTATTAAAAAGGTCTTAAATATTGCCATCTGAAATCAGCACATACCCTGCAGTTTGTAATGTAAACCACAGTGTAAACCTGTCTCTGAATAATATGTCTTCTTTGTCTTGATAATGAATAGATTACTGTACCTGTCGACATCTCCACAGGTACCCCAATAGGTCtctgtgctgcagctcctccacaaCCATCATTAGGGGCGACTGCACTGAGACCACACCCAGCAGCTCAGGTAGGAAGGGGTGCTGCCCCAGTCCTGACACGAACAAGGCAAAGCCCAAAAAGTGCTGCTTCTCACTGCTGTTTGCTGTTTCTGAGGAAGATAACTTTTATTTAAGCAGGGAAGTTTCACAAGGTCACACAGTTACTGTACTTTAACCGTAAATATTTGATTTGACAAGTCACAAAAAATAAGGCTTCTGTGCTGTCAATCATTTGTAGCTTTTTAAGATCGAAAGTCACTCCATTTGATGTCCTTGAGACTATGGAAGCTCTGATGTGAAGCAAAACCAAGCaaataaaaaagtagaaaactcTAGTGTCTGTAAAGCAGTTACCAGACCATCCCTCGTATCTCTCTGTTGCTGAGAAGCGAGCAAAACCAAACCTTTGTCTGCACCTCAGACATGCAGTAAGCAGTTGGACCTCTTTGTACAGCCCACTTTACCTTTGAGCACCCTCAGGATGACATCCCTGTTGTCCATGCGGGCTCTGTAGAGGCTGGCTGTGTCATCAGGCTTGATGGAGAAGGACAGTGGCAGGACAGTGACCTGGCTGAAGGCTCCATGATGCCTCTCTGTGGACATGTGAGGTACTGCAGCCTGAGTTGGCCTGACACTCTGCTGCACTTGTTGAACTGACATTGGCAGCTCTTCATGTTCCAGTGGGTTTATCCCTGGGGGTGCTAttgagagagagatagacacagagcagagcaggatAATACATATGAGTGTAGTTCTTTGGAAAACTGAGTTACACtgaaaaatgaaacaagaatagGAATGACACAGAGACTTCTGCATGCTCGCTCACCATCAATGCCCTGTAGGTGATGTCTCTGGCTGTGCcgttgtttgtgtctgtgtgatgaGCTGTGGTAGCGTTGAGGGACTGTGATATGTGCCCGCTTGCGTTCAGGACAATACCTCAGTAAGAGCATGTACAGTAAGGTGACCAGGGTTCCCAGGAGGAGCAGCGTAGGGACGATGATCACCCCCTGCAAATGCTCCCTTGCAACTAAGAGCGAAAGAGAGACGTTCATGTGTAAATGTCAGGTACAAGAGGAGGCAatgcatttttcagactttatatTACCAATATTTTGTGTGCAAATTGACAAGTCGGTCTTATTAGGAAGACCCACAGTggcagggctcaacaataaggattgcctGTTTGCCCGGGGAAAGTGAAATTGCCACATAGGGCTAGTAAACCTATCAACTCATTgaagtggtaaaaaataattacattgtTTTTTCCGGAGATACTGATGGAAGTAGCTGAGGAGTGAGCCATCttgcttccttctcatctctgttgagagttgcacatgcgcaTTACCGATCCCAGAAAATGGCGGCGGGTAAAAACTAAGTTTATGAGTTGAAGCGCAAGCGGGCATTccaattatcctggaaacaggagtttagttgggtgaCGTTAGAGGATGTGGGCAGAAATCCAGATTCATTTACTTAGATAAAGATTTAACATGATAATTAACTTTagcctttgtttttattttataactgctaataaataaaacaatttgtataatatgtatgtaaaaattgactttgggcaagtagatttctgacccacttgcCCAACCGGTCAACTGAAGAAAAGCATTGACGTTGAATCCTGAGTGGGAATGTCCCCCTGTTTCTTCTATTCAAGTTAGGACAGTACTGAGACTGTCCTCCAGTCCTCAACACTCTTGTGAATTGTGTGCATGTATTTGTGTCTCAGACGGATGTTCACACCCAAAAATGTTCTAATTAcactgtgtgtgagtttgtgcaGGTTTGGTTTGGGTGTTCTGCTTGGGGTACTTTGACAGGATGAATACGTTGGCTGTTAAAAAGGCTGCACCCCCCAACAGGATGTTCTATCATCCACCATTTACACCAGTGTTGATATGTTGATGATGAACTAGATGACACTGTGATTTAACAAAGCACGTCAGTATTTGAGTGCAAATATCAATACCAtcactttgtagtttttaagatatgtttattgcaattagggctgccccctcttagtcgattagtccaCTAATCAGTCATTTTGGTCTAGTCGActgagatttctttagttgattagtcattttttatgctttttcatgctgaatgacttatttctaagaaacgtatgagcacatctctggtaaaaacaagatttaaagtggagacaacaaaaagaaaaattgaCTTTTAAATCAGATAACCACTCATTGTGTCAGCAATTAAATCATCAGTTCCCAGTCAAAAACTGGAGAACCTCAGGAATTCACACTGCTCAGTTATAGCCTAATCATATATCTGGACACACCACTAGCcctgttcttttatttttgtcccTCTGATATGACTGTGGCATGTGGGCAGCATTTATCACAATTGCTCATCATTGTCATGCCATGCGTTGCTCACTGCCTCTGCCTCACTCTGCTCATAATGAAACAACTCTTGTCCTGCTGCATTGTTGCTGCATTGCCAACGTAACACAATTAAGCTGTAATTAGACACTAAGACTGGCCCGGGACGCTACAATGAGTCATGCATTGACATTCAGAGAATAAGAGATTCAGACTGCTGAGTCACTGATTACATGCATCTTCCTGTTGAGCAACTGAACTACTAGCTGTGCCTAGCAGGAAATACATCCATGTTTTCCTGGTTACACAAGTTCACTTTAACTCCTTCACTGGACTTCCCTGggtcattttgtatttattctttttattgctttcatttatttatgcctTTTATTTGATCTTTTATAGTTAGGCATATCCTCCATATTGACCCTTCACTGACAACCCTTTTAATACCATACTCTGGCTGTGGACCAACACCCCCTTGTGTAACATTACTACAATGCATGCCAGCTGTAGCAGTAGCCATCAAATCCATCATCCTACACACCTCCTGTTGTTGAAATCCTGATGTGAAACCAATGTTGTTAGAGAGAAGAAACTGGAATATAAAGCCACTGCTCAGTGTAAACATCAGGTTCTGGTTGGGCCACATTCTTAGGCGTGGTGAGGTTTTTGCAGAATGGTGTAAATCATTTCTTGTCGTTCCCATTATAGACTTGGTTTGAGCTTAAACTTTCAACACCTCTCATCCACAAAGACTCAATACAAGTCCAACATTGTATTTACATTTATGTTCTGTTGATAGATTGATGCCTTTTCTGTTGTCAGACTTATAGCTGAGTTtgtgctgggaaaaaaaaacatgcatgtggGGTAAGGACAGTTTAAAAGGTGCtcaacaaagacaaaaatgaaAGCATAGAACCAAAAGCAACCTGGACTCCAGAGGGTTAAatatcattaaagggactgtttgtaacttcttacacgtataaatcattgcaggtcggtgtctcatggtcgctcgcgtgtggctacgctgttcagactcagactccaacacaaactacagtgaagcaccaaaacctcttggttgtatctagtgaagcccgtctgttaaacagtgttggccgcggtcggaggacgcgggggagaccgtagctttggtctccaggaccggagtctctgctgtactctgctcctctgcctgcttgccttcactcagctcgctccactctcacgtgcatgctgcacactccacactgcagaagagttagtttagctctgagaatatctagtgaatgtacagtggacatttgtgcagaaataactgctgcagctcctccagaccaacagaggtttcccgtgtcttgtgaagtgacggggctccgcagagagaaacgttatcgtctccgaccaaaactccggtgtctcccctgttccctccggccgcggtcgggaggctgaggcaggaaaagccaacactaggatcagcattgattcatggagagaccttcgtctggtcagctaacattactgccaagcagctgaaatatagagtgatattgtgcttttagctgacgtgtgtcgcctcactgtgttgagcgatgctccttcatgtcta
This Sebastes fasciatus isolate fSebFas1 chromosome 17, fSebFas1.pri, whole genome shotgun sequence DNA region includes the following protein-coding sequences:
- the styk1a gene encoding tyrosine-protein kinase STYK1 isoform X1, producing the protein MSSNSSSNSTLDNLCAPDDNLCIAREHLQGVIIVPTLLLLGTLVTLLYMLLLRYCPERKRAHITVPQRYHSSSHRHKQRHSQRHHLQGIDAPPGINPLEHEELPMSVQQVQQSVRPTQAAVPHMSTERHHGAFSQVTVLPLSFSIKPDDTASLYRARMDNRDVILRVLKETANSSEKQHFLGFALFVSGLGQHPFLPELLGVVSVQSPLMMVVEELQHRDLLGYLWRCRQDNLVSESSCDMTEKRIFIMAGQVASALEYLHSQSCIHGNVAARSVLVGGDLTAKLWGLGSAYRRRTQAASPGEVEDMEMRKWQAPEVLGRRAISQSSDAWSFGILLYEMVTLGDPPFAKIMGTELLQHLQRGKHLKQPATCSNSLYSIIKVCCNWRPDQRPSMSELIRTLQAGEKSANGRTVLRVPEPLNIEKYLREAGYGEAYNYAVL
- the styk1a gene encoding tyrosine-protein kinase STYK1 isoform X2 — its product is MLLLRYCPERKRAHITVPQRYHSSSHRHKQRHSQRHHLQGIDAPPGINPLEHEELPMSVQQVQQSVRPTQAAVPHMSTERHHGAFSQVTVLPLSFSIKPDDTASLYRARMDNRDVILRVLKETANSSEKQHFLGFALFVSGLGQHPFLPELLGVVSVQSPLMMVVEELQHRDLLGYLWRCRQDNLVSESSCDMTEKRIFIMAGQVASALEYLHSQSCIHGNVAARSVLVGGDLTAKLWGLGSAYRRRTQAASPGEVEDMEMRKWQAPEVLGRRAISQSSDAWSFGILLYEMVTLGDPPFAKIMGTELLQHLQRGKHLKQPATCSNSLYSIIKVCCNWRPDQRPSMSELIRTLQAGEKSANGRTVLRVPEPLNIEKYLREAGYGEAYNYAVL